The nucleotide window CCGCCGTGTCGGGCAGCCGAGCCCCACCGGCATGCGTTGCCGTCCGGGCGCCCGTGCGGGGCTCCTCTTCTCCACAGCAGACAGACGGAAGCAGGAATGGAACCAGTTGAGCGCCTCAGAGCTGTTCCATCGGTCGAGGGCGTTCTGAGAAAGGCCGATGACGAGGGACTGCTGGACGACCTCCCGAGACCGCTGGCGGCCCGCGCCGTGCGCCGGGCGCTCGACCGGGAGCGCCGGCGCATTCTGTCCGGCATGTTCGTCGACGTCGACGACGAGACGCTCCGTGAGGACATCCTCGAACGGGCGCTCGAGACGGTGCGCCGCGCGGGCTCCGAGGGGCTCGTCCGGGTGCTCAACGCGACGGGGATCGTCGTTCACACGAACCTCGGCAGAGCGCCCCTCTCGTCAGCAGCCATCGACTCCATTCGGGAGATAGCCTCGGGCTACTCGACGCTCGAGTTCGACCTCGCGTCCGGTACGCGTGGCAGCCGCCACGATCTCGTCCGGGATGCTCTGGTCGAGCTGACCGGTGCCGGAGACGCGCTCGTCACCAACAACAACGCGGCGGCCGTGCTGCTGGCCATCAACACCCTCGCGGCGGGCCGCGAGGTCGTCGTCTCGCGCGGCGAGCTCATAGAGATCGGGGGTTCGTTCCGGCTGCCGGATGTGTTCGCGCGAAGCGGGGCCAGGATGGTCGAGGTCGGAACGACGAACCGCACCAGGCTCGAGGACTACGAGGAGGCGGTCCGCCAGCAGACGGGCTGCCTGATGAAGGCGCACTGGAGCAACTACACGATCGCCGGGTTCGTCGAGACCGTGTCGATCGCGGCACTCGCCGGGCTCGGCGACCGCATCGGCGTCCCCGTCCTTCACGACCTGGGGAGCGGACTCCTGACGGACGGGACGGCGCTTGGTCTTCCGGGAGAGCCGACCGTGCGCGAGAGCGTCGAGGCCGGCGCCGGTATCGTCACGATGAGCGGGGACAAGCTCCTCGGAGGTCCGCAGGCCGGCATCATCGTCGGTCGGAGGGACCTCGTGGCGCGGATGCGCAGCAATCCCCTCATGCGGGCCCTGCGCCCGGGCAAGCTCACGCTGGCGGCGCTCGCCGCGACACTCGATGCCTATCTCGGAGGGGACGCCCTCGAGAGCGTGCCCGTGCCGGCGATGCTGACGGCGTCAGTCGGGACGCTCGAGGTCCGCGCTCGAGCACTCGCCGATGGGCTCAACCGGGTGCTCCGCGACGACCCGGCCCGCGTCGTCGCGCTGGAGGCGCGCGCCGGCGGCGGGTCGGCCCCGGAACGCACCATCCCGAGTTCCGGCGTCGCTGTCCGCGTGCCGGACGCGACGGCCTGTTCGGACCGGCTGCGAGGAGGGGAGCCGGTCGTCGTCGCGCTGGTCAGGGAGGGCGAGCTCGTGTTCGATCTGAGGACCGTTGCGGCGGAGGATGTCTCGTTACTGGAGCAGGCGATCATCAAGGCGGTGGATTCCCGATGAACGACGCAGAGCTGTGGAAAGACCAGGACCCGGAGCCGTCGGAGATCGAGAAGCTGGTGGAACGCGGACCGTTCGATTCGGCCGCGGAACTCGAGCTGACGACGTATCCCGATCCTCCCATCCTCGTCCGTCCCCTCGTGGCCGACCCGGATGCCGAGTGGGTCGCGCCGCTCAGAGGAGCGATCCCGCCCGGCGACGGCCAGCGGATCGGTGTCACCGCGCCCGACCCGGCCCTGGCCGCGAAGCTGGCCGCCGACGCCGCCGTCTGGTTCGCGGACCGCGGCCGCCGCGCGGTGGTGATCGACGGCTGCGTAATCGCTCCCGTCCTCGCCAAACCGCTCCCCGAGGACGGCGACGAGGGACTGGTCGATGCGGCCCTCTTCGGTGTCTCGACGTCGCTCGCCGCGCGCCGCACACTGGCGTCCGGCGTCACGGTCATGACGGCCGGGTCGTATCCGGTGTCGGTCGAGGCCGTTCTCGGAGGAGACGACCTTGAACGCGTTCTCGGGAGCTTCGCGAACGATGTGCTCGTGCTGGTCGTTCTTCCCGTGGAGCACGTCCCGATGGCCGCCCACGCTCTGACCGGCATCGTCGTCGCCGGGGAGTCGCCGGAGGAGGTCGGGGAGACGGCGGACCGGGCCGGCCTGCCCGTGGCGGGGACCCTGGCCGCGACCGCGGTCGTCGTGTCGACGCCGCGGGCCGAGCAGACCGGAGGACTCCAGGAGACCGCCGCGTTCGAGCCTGAGGAGCCGGCCGACGAGGAGAGGGACCTCGAGAGAGAGGAACCGGAGCCTGAACCGTCGGTCGTCGGCGAGACCGATCGGGAGTCCGAGGGCGAACCCCCCGAGGACGACCGTGAACCCTCCGGCGAGGACGAGCCGGGACTCTCGGTCTGGAGCGCGGGGCGCTCCGAGGAGGCGCGGCCCTCTGCCGAGCGCACTGCCGAACCCGACGAAGAGTCGGCGGCATCGACGGGCGCCGGCACCGGAAGCCGGGAGGAAGTGGACGGCCGCTCCGAACTTCGTCTGTCCTCGTCGCGTCCCCAGCCGCGCCCGCCGCGACGCCGCAGCCGCATCGGCATCGTGCTGCCGATCATCGTGCTGGCGGCGGCGGTCGGGTGGTGGCTCTTCACCGGCGGTCCCCTCTCGGACTCGGGCGACGCGCCTCCGGCACGGCCGGCCGGGGAGCGGACCGCCGCGCTCACCGACGAGCGCGAGGATGCGTCGGCTCGGTCCGGAAGTATGGAAGAACAGTCCGCGGCGACACCGGATACTCCGTCCGGGGAGTCCGAACGACGAACGCCGGCGGGCGGCCCCGACGAGAGGGCCGTCGAACAGGACGTGACAACGGACGACGAACCGTCCGGCCACGCCGGAGCCCCGGACCGCGCGGACGATGACGCTCGGCCGGCCCCGGGAACCGCGTCGTCGCGCGGCGAGGCCGTCGACGGAACCGCCGGACGGGCCGGTGAGGTCGAGGCGTGGATCACGCCGGACGATGAAGAGTCGGACGAGCCGCCTCTCGTGGGACCGGGCGGCCGGTACGTTGTCTATCTGAGCTCGCACCGGCGCGAGAGCTCCGCCGAGCTCGGCGTCCGGCGGGCGGCGGAGCGGGGTCTCGAGACCGAGATCATCGCCGCCGACCTCGGCGAGGAGGGCGTCTGGCATCGTCTGAGGCTCCCGGGCGGCTATCCGACCCTGGACGACGCGCGGGTTGCGCTTGACAGATTGAACGAGCTCGGCTACGAAGGAGCATGGATCGAGTACCTCAGAGAGACCCCCGGGGAGGGCTGATGCACCTCAAGCGCCTCGACGTCTTCGGCTTCAAGTCGTTCGCACACAAGCTGTCGCTGGAGTTCGGCCCGGGCATCACCTGCGTCGTCGGCCCGAACGGCTGCGGCAAGACCAACGTCGCGGACGCCATCCGCTGGGTCCTGGGTGAGCAGAGCGCCTCGGAGCTCCGCGGCTCGAGCATGTCGGACGTCATCTTCAACGGCACGAAGAAGCGACGCCGCCTCGGAATGGCCGAGGTCACGCTCGCGATCGACAACTCCTCCGGGTACCTTCCGACGGACTATTCCGAGGTGCTCATCGGTCGACGCGTCTTCCGCTCCGGCGAGAGCGAGTACTCGATCAACAAGACGCCCTGCCGGCTGCGGGACGTCAAGGACCTCTTCCTCGACACAGGCATCGGAACGCGGACCTACTCGCTCATCGAGCGCAAGATGGTCGACTCGGTCCTGTCCGACTCGACCGGGCACCGGCGCTTCATGTTCGAAGAAGCGTCCGGGATCATGAAGTACAAGGTACGGAAACGCTCCGCCCTCTCCAAGCTCAAGGCGACCGAGGCCGACATGCAGCGCGTGTCGGACATCATCTCCGAGGTGGAGAAACAGGTCCGTTCACTGAAGCGCCAGCTGGCTCAGGCGCGCCGCCACCGCCGCTACACGGACGAGCTGAGGGACCTGGAGATCGCGCTCGCCCGCCGGGACTTCTCCATCTGGGAGCGCCAGAGGAAGGAGGCCGCCGAAGCCGCGGCGGCCGTGCGGGCCTCGCTCGACCAATCGGGCGGCTCCCTCAGATCGTCAGAGGACTCGGCCGCATCGCTCCGGGTGACGCTGGCCGACAAGGAAGAGGCGCTCTCGTCGCTCCAGATCGAGGTCGACGAACTCGAATCGAAGACCCGCGCTCTGGCCGACGGCCTCCTCGTCGCGAGAGAGCGCCGGAGCTCATCGGCCCGCCGCGTGGAGGAGCTCAACCGGGAGATCGACGAGCTCTCGGCCGATCTCGAGACCGCTTCGGCCCGGGCGCAGAGACTGGGGAGCGAGGCGAGAGGCGTCACGGAGCGCTCCGAGGTGCGCGACGCGGCCCTGGCCGAGCGCTCCCGGCGAGCCTCAGAGACCGAGCGGGAGTACAGACAGCTCAGGGAACAGCTCGCCGGCCGGAAGCAGACGAGGATCGAGGGACTGGAGAGCTCTGCCGGGCTCAAGGGCGAGCTGGAGAGCTACCGAGCCCGTCTCGACGATCTTCTGACGGAACACGTCGAGATCGAGCGGAACCTGAGCGACACCAGGCGCGAGCTCGCCGACCGTGAGCGGACGGCGCTCGAGACACTCGAGAGGGAGAAGGTGCTCCGCGAGTCCGCGGCCCGCGCGCATGCCGAGGTGCGGGACGCGGGCGAGCGCCTCGAGGGAACCAGGGAGGCCCTGTCGAGCGCAAGAGAGGCGAGAACCCGCTACGAGAGCGAGCTCGAGGCGGCGCGGCACAAGCGCGACCTTCTCACGGAGATCAGGGACGGGTACGGCGGGTTCGAGGAGGGCGTCCGGGCGCTCCTGTCGGACAGGTCGCACGGGGTCGACGGGTTGAGGGGAACCGTCGCGGACATCCTCGACGTCGACCCTTCGAAGGCGAGCGCGGTCGAGGCCGCTCTCGGGGGCACGGCGCAGTGCATCGTCACGGACGACACGGCCAGCGCGCGGCGTGCCATGCGCCATCTCGAGGCCTCGGGTCTGGGGCGAGCCAGTTTCCTGCCGCTCGACCGTCTGGCCTCGCTTCAGAGCGAGCCGGTACCGCACGACGTCCTGTCTGCCGAAGGGGTCATCGGCGCCGCGACCGACTTCGTCCACGTGGACCCGTCACTCGAGGGACTCCCGGCATTCGCTCTCGAGGGCGTCGTGATCGTCCGCGATCTCGACTCCGCCATCCGGCTGACCTCGAACGGCGCCGGGGGGCTGGCTTTCGCCACGCTCTCGGGTCAGCTGGTGACACAGGGCGGCATTCTCACAGGGGGGCGGGCTCGCGGCGGCGAGGAGGCGGGGCTGCTGCGCCGAGCGGAGCGGCTCGAGAGCGCCGAAGCGCAGGTCATCACCCTGGAGCGTGCGCTGGAGAACGCACGTGCCCGGGAGGGGCAGGCGGCACGGAGCCTCACCGAAGCGACCGACGCGGCCCGGGCCGCGGAGGAAGCGGCCGAGACGGCCGACCAGGAGCTCTGGGAGACCAGGCGCCGCCTGACCGAGCTCGAACTCGCCAGGACGAACCTCGCGGAGCAGGCGTCGCAACTGGCGTCCCGTCGCGATGCTCTCGGCGCCCGGGTCGAGTCGACCCGAGGAGAGATCGACGCGCTGGCGCGACAGCTCGACTCGCTGTCGCGCGGCGAGGACGAGCTGGGCGAACAGCTGGAGGAGCTCGAACGGAGGTTTCACTCGGCCGAGCAGGAACGCGCGAAGGCCGCCGAGGAAGAGAAACAGGCCGAGATCGAGGCCGCCTCGGCGCGTGCTGCTCTGACCGCGATCAAGAACGAGCAGGCCGCGCTCGAGGAGACGATCCGAAACTCGAGAGCGGCGATCGAACGGAAGACCGACGAGCGGGCCGGTCACGAACGAACCGTCGCCGAGCTCGACGGGAAGATCGAGGAGGACGCCCGAGCGCTCGACCAGCTCAATGCCGAGAAGTCGGCCGTCGAGCGTGACCGGAACGTCATGCGCGACGAGGCGAGAGCTGTCCGCAACCGCATCGACGAGATCGAGACGGCGGTCCGGGAGGCCAGGACGTCGCGCGAGCGGCGACAGCAGGAGCTCCACGAGCACGAGATCCGGGAGACCGAGCTGCGGGGCCGGGCGGACTCGCTCCGGGAGCGCATCCTCGAGGAGTACTCGACGGACGTCCGCGAGCTCGGGGACTTCGAGACCCCTGAGGACGAGCCGCCGTTCGACGCGGCCGCGGCCCGCGAGGAGGTGGAGCGACTGCGGGCCCGCCTGCGGTCGATGGGTCCGGTGAACCTGCTCGCGCTCGACGAGTACGACGAGGAGAGCAAACGGCTGGAGTTCCTGCGCGGGCAGTACGAGGACCTAGAGCGCTCGCAGGCCTCGCTCCAGGAGGCTATCGCGCGCATCAACAGGACCGCCCGGGACATGTTCGTCGAGACGTTCGGGGAGATCCGTACGAACTTCATCACGACGTTCCAGCGCCTCTTCGAGGGCGGAGAGGCCGACCTCAAGCTCCTGGAGCCGGACGATCCGCTCGAGTCACCCATCGAGATCGTCGCGTCTCCCCGGGGCAAGCGACTGGGGAGACTCAGTCTGCTTTCCGGCGGCGAGAGGGCGCTGACGGCCATCGCGCTCCTCTTCGCCATCTACCTGGTGAAGCCGTCTCCGTTCTGCATCCTCGACGAGGTCGACGCCCCGCTCGATGATGCCAACGTCGAGCGCTTCGTCAGGATGCTGCGAGACTTCTCGGAGCGTACGCAGTTCATCATCATCACACACAACAAGCGCACGATGCAGTCCGCGGACCGCCTCTACGGCATCACGATGGAGGAGTCGGGGGTGTCCAAGGTCGTCTCGGTGCGTCTCGACGCTGATACCTCTGCACAGGACACGACCCGTGAAGAAGTCACTCTCGAAGCTCTTTAGGGGCCTCAGAAAGACACGCCGCACCATCGTCGAGGGCATCTCCGGCGCCCTGTCGGGCGGCGGGCTCGATGAGGACGCCCTCATGGACATCGAGGAAACGCTCATCCAGGCGGACCTCGGGGTGGACGCCGCGGGCCACCTGACCGACCATCTCCGCGACAACGCCTCGAGTATCGAGGACGGGGGCGTCGACGCCGCCCGCGAGCTCCTGGCCTCCGAACTCGTCAGGATCGTCCAGGCGTGCGGTCCGGACGAGCCGGTCGCCGAAGCGGCACGTCCCCGCGTGGTGATGGTCGTCGGCGTCAACGGCGCGGGGAAGACAACGAGTATCGGCAAGCTGGCATCGAGACTGACGGCCGAGGGCAGGACGGTCATGCTGGCGGCCTCCGACACATTCCGAGCGGCGGCAGTCGAGCAGCTCGTCATCTGGGGCGAGAGGAGCGGCGCCGATGTGGTCGGCGGACAGGAGGGAGGCGATCCGGCCGCCGTAGCCTACGACGCCGTCGAGGCGGCCGTCTCCCGTGATGTCGACGTGCTTCTGGTCGACACCGCCGGACGGCTCCACACGCAGCGCAATCTCATGGAGGAGCTGAAGAAGATAAGGCGGGTCATCGAGCGCAGACTCGGACGTCCGCCCGACGAGGTCCTGCTCGTACTCGACGCCAACACCGGCCAGAACGCCCTCTCGCAGGCCAGACTGTTCCATGAGGCGCTGGATCTGACGGGGATCATCCTCGCCAAGCTCGACGGCACGGCCAGGGGCGGCATCGTCATCCCGATAGCCCGGGATCTGGGAGTGTCCGTCCGGTTCGTCGGCGTGGGAGAGGGGATCGACGATCTCCTGCCGTTCGATGCCGGGGCCTTCGCCCGGGGGCTCGTCGAGGCCTCCGAAGCCTCTCAGCCTTGACTCCGCTCTCCGGGCGTGGTAGATTCCGGGATGAACAGCAGTCCTTCGGGGCGGGGTGCAACTCCCCACCGGCGGTGACAGCCCGCGAGCGGACCTTCCGCTGAGCCCGTGGAATCCGGGCGCCGACAGTGAGAGTCTGGATGAGAGAAGGACGAGAGACCGCCCGGCCCTGTGAGAGGGGTCCGGCTCTTCTGCCCCGGAGCTTGTTTGCCCGGGGCATTCGTTTGTCCGCCGGAGACCGAGATGACCTGGAGCGACGAGGACAGGCGCTTTCTCAGAGAGGCGTTCGCGATCGCTGAGCGAGGCAGGGGAGGAACGAGCCCCAACCCGCTCGTCGGAGCCGTCGTCGTGAGGGACGGGCGCATCGTCGGTCGGGGGTACCACGAGCGGTGCGGGGGACCGCATGCCGAGCGCGTCGCGCTCGACGAGGCGGGAAAGCTGGCACGCGGCGCCGCGCTGTATGTGACACTCGAGCCCTGTTCGGTCCACGGCAGAACGCCGCCGTGCACCGAGCGGATCGTCTCCGCGGGCATCCGTCGCGTCGTGGCGCCGTGCTGTGACCCGAATCCCGAGGTGGACGGGCGGGGCTTCGAGACCCTCAGGCTCGCCGGCGTCGAGGTCGACGCGGGACTCCTGAGGGAACTGGCCGCCGACCAGAACGCGCCGTACATGACGTACCGCCGGACGGGCCGTCCCTACGTTCGTCTCAAGCTGGCCTGTTCGCTCGACGGCAGGATCGCGGGGCCGTCGTCCGGCCCCCGCGCGATCTCATGTCCCGAGTCGCTCGAGGAGGTCCACACCCTCAGATCCCGCGTCGACGGTGTCCTGGTCGGCATAGGGACGGCCCTGGCCGACGACCCCATGCTGACCGACCGACGCGACGGACGCCCCGGACGGCAGCCCCGGAGATTCGTTCTCGACACGGAGGCCCGTCTGGCCACGGACTCGGCCCTCGTCCGGACTGCCGGGGAGGTTCCAACGCATGTCGTCTGCGCCGACGACGCCGACGCAGCGAGGCGCTCGGAGCTCGAACGCCTGGGTGTCGCGACGATCCCCGCACCGCGCGGCCCGGACGGCGTCGACCCGCGCGCGGCGCTCGAGCGCATCGCGGCGAGGGGGACGCTCGACCTTCTCTGCGAGGGAGGGAGCAGCCTGGCGACCTCGCTCCTCGCGCGGCGGCTCGTCGACCGCCTGACGCTCTACATCGCGCCCAGGCTCCTCGGAGAGCGCGGTACGCCCTCGTTCACCCAGCTGCCGGTCGAAGGGCTGGCGGACGGCTCGTGCATGCGGCGGGTCACCTGGACGCAGACGGGGCGCGACATCCGGTTCGAGGCCGATCTTGCGGCGGCTGCACCGGCGGACGGCCCGGATGCCGCCTTCGACAGGGAGCGGTCATCATGTTCACGGGGCTGATCGAGACGGTAGGAACGGTCCGGAGAGCGACGCGGACGGCGACGGGAGCGCGCCTGACGGTCGACGCGTCCTTCGGCATGGAGCTCGAGACCGGCGAGAGCGTCAGCGTGAACGGGGCCTGTCTGACCGTCGTCGGACACGAGAGCGGCTCGTTCGTGAGCGATGCCGTCCGGACGACGCTTGAGCGGACGACCCTCGGCGCGGCGCTCCCCGGAACGAAGGTCAACCTGGAACGGGCCCTCCGTGTCGGCGATCGACTCGGAGGCCACTTCGTTACCGGGCACGTCGACGCGGCGACGCGCGTCAGGGACGTGACGGCCGAGGGCGACGGGCGGGTGGCGACCATCGAGCTCCCCGGCCCGGAGGCGCGCTACGTTGCGCTCCGGGGTTCGGTCGCGCTCGACGGGATCAGCCTCACCGTATCAGGACTCGGAGACGGCGTGTTCAGCGTCGCTCTCATTCCGGAGACGCTCAGGAGTACGACGGCCGGCTCCTGGAAACCAGGGACGATGGTCAACCTGGAGACCGACCTGCTCGCCCGGCACCTGGATGCACTTCTCGAGGGCGACCGAGGAGCCGACGGGTCGACGACGAAGAGGCACACATCGGGCATCACACACGAGCGCCTCGAAGCGCTCGGCTTCACGGGACGGAAGCGACGATGAAGGACGCGATCGCACGGGTCGAAAGCGCCATCGAGGACGTCCGGAGCGGCCGGATGCTCATCGTGGTCGACGACGAGACGAGAGAGAACGAGGGCGACCTCATCATGGCCGCGGACCGCGTGACGGCCGACGGCGTCAACTTCATGTCGCGCGAGGGACGCG belongs to Candidatus Effluviviaceae Genus V sp. and includes:
- a CDS encoding riboflavin synthase, which encodes MFTGLIETVGTVRRATRTATGARLTVDASFGMELETGESVSVNGACLTVVGHESGSFVSDAVRTTLERTTLGAALPGTKVNLERALRVGDRLGGHFVTGHVDAATRVRDVTAEGDGRVATIELPGPEARYVALRGSVALDGISLTVSGLGDGVFSVALIPETLRSTTAGSWKPGTMVNLETDLLARHLDALLEGDRGADGSTTKRHTSGITHERLEALGFTGRKRR
- the smc gene encoding chromosome segregation protein SMC, yielding MDRVPQRDPRGGLMHLKRLDVFGFKSFAHKLSLEFGPGITCVVGPNGCGKTNVADAIRWVLGEQSASELRGSSMSDVIFNGTKKRRRLGMAEVTLAIDNSSGYLPTDYSEVLIGRRVFRSGESEYSINKTPCRLRDVKDLFLDTGIGTRTYSLIERKMVDSVLSDSTGHRRFMFEEASGIMKYKVRKRSALSKLKATEADMQRVSDIISEVEKQVRSLKRQLAQARRHRRYTDELRDLEIALARRDFSIWERQRKEAAEAAAAVRASLDQSGGSLRSSEDSAASLRVTLADKEEALSSLQIEVDELESKTRALADGLLVARERRSSSARRVEELNREIDELSADLETASARAQRLGSEARGVTERSEVRDAALAERSRRASETEREYRQLREQLAGRKQTRIEGLESSAGLKGELESYRARLDDLLTEHVEIERNLSDTRRELADRERTALETLEREKVLRESAARAHAEVRDAGERLEGTREALSSAREARTRYESELEAARHKRDLLTEIRDGYGGFEEGVRALLSDRSHGVDGLRGTVADILDVDPSKASAVEAALGGTAQCIVTDDTASARRAMRHLEASGLGRASFLPLDRLASLQSEPVPHDVLSAEGVIGAATDFVHVDPSLEGLPAFALEGVVIVRDLDSAIRLTSNGAGGLAFATLSGQLVTQGGILTGGRARGGEEAGLLRRAERLESAEAQVITLERALENARAREGQAARSLTEATDAARAAEEAAETADQELWETRRRLTELELARTNLAEQASQLASRRDALGARVESTRGEIDALARQLDSLSRGEDELGEQLEELERRFHSAEQERAKAAEEEKQAEIEAASARAALTAIKNEQAALEETIRNSRAAIERKTDERAGHERTVAELDGKIEEDARALDQLNAEKSAVERDRNVMRDEARAVRNRIDEIETAVREARTSRERRQQELHEHEIRETELRGRADSLRERILEEYSTDVRELGDFETPEDEPPFDAAAAREEVERLRARLRSMGPVNLLALDEYDEESKRLEFLRGQYEDLERSQASLQEAIARINRTARDMFVETFGEIRTNFITTFQRLFEGGEADLKLLEPDDPLESPIEIVASPRGKRLGRLSLLSGGERALTAIALLFAIYLVKPSPFCILDEVDAPLDDANVERFVRMLRDFSERTQFIIITHNKRTMQSADRLYGITMEESGVSKVVSVRLDADTSAQDTTREEVTLEAL
- the ftsY gene encoding signal recognition particle-docking protein FtsY, with the translated sequence MHRTRPVKKSLSKLFRGLRKTRRTIVEGISGALSGGGLDEDALMDIEETLIQADLGVDAAGHLTDHLRDNASSIEDGGVDAARELLASELVRIVQACGPDEPVAEAARPRVVMVVGVNGAGKTTSIGKLASRLTAEGRTVMLAASDTFRAAAVEQLVIWGERSGADVVGGQEGGDPAAVAYDAVEAAVSRDVDVLLVDTAGRLHTQRNLMEELKKIRRVIERRLGRPPDEVLLVLDANTGQNALSQARLFHEALDLTGIILAKLDGTARGGIVIPIARDLGVSVRFVGVGEGIDDLLPFDAGAFARGLVEASEASQP
- a CDS encoding L-seryl-tRNA(Sec) selenium transferase, with the translated sequence MEPVERLRAVPSVEGVLRKADDEGLLDDLPRPLAARAVRRALDRERRRILSGMFVDVDDETLREDILERALETVRRAGSEGLVRVLNATGIVVHTNLGRAPLSSAAIDSIREIASGYSTLEFDLASGTRGSRHDLVRDALVELTGAGDALVTNNNAAAVLLAINTLAAGREVVVSRGELIEIGGSFRLPDVFARSGARMVEVGTTNRTRLEDYEEAVRQQTGCLMKAHWSNYTIAGFVETVSIAALAGLGDRIGVPVLHDLGSGLLTDGTALGLPGEPTVRESVEAGAGIVTMSGDKLLGGPQAGIIVGRRDLVARMRSNPLMRALRPGKLTLAALAATLDAYLGGDALESVPVPAMLTASVGTLEVRARALADGLNRVLRDDPARVVALEARAGGGSAPERTIPSSGVAVRVPDATACSDRLRGGEPVVVALVREGELVFDLRTVAAEDVSLLEQAIIKAVDSR
- the ribD gene encoding bifunctional diaminohydroxyphosphoribosylaminopyrimidine deaminase/5-amino-6-(5-phosphoribosylamino)uracil reductase RibD: MTWSDEDRRFLREAFAIAERGRGGTSPNPLVGAVVVRDGRIVGRGYHERCGGPHAERVALDEAGKLARGAALYVTLEPCSVHGRTPPCTERIVSAGIRRVVAPCCDPNPEVDGRGFETLRLAGVEVDAGLLRELAADQNAPYMTYRRTGRPYVRLKLACSLDGRIAGPSSGPRAISCPESLEEVHTLRSRVDGVLVGIGTALADDPMLTDRRDGRPGRQPRRFVLDTEARLATDSALVRTAGEVPTHVVCADDADAARRSELERLGVATIPAPRGPDGVDPRAALERIAARGTLDLLCEGGSSLATSLLARRLVDRLTLYIAPRLLGERGTPSFTQLPVEGLADGSCMRRVTWTQTGRDIRFEADLAAAAPADGPDAAFDRERSSCSRG